The Bubalus kerabau isolate K-KA32 ecotype Philippines breed swamp buffalo unplaced genomic scaffold, PCC_UOA_SB_1v2 scaffold_50, whole genome shotgun sequence genome window below encodes:
- the LOC129640859 gene encoding rho GTPase-activating protein 20-like, whose protein sequence is MHSFINQKRPFTESIFRKSASIKSCSVLQKKLNCGDTVNLNDEPVLVISSVLKDFLRNIQGSIITDSLYDKWPDVIDQRNEPEKTTSTQRHLDQLPRANVIFMRYLFGCLHNIEQHSSSNQMTAYNLSLCISPSILCLSNSGSSENFTKQISFMQFLIENCLKIFGEDITSLFGEISVSSDNSDITDITDNGEKFSAL, encoded by the exons aTGCATTCCTTTATCAATCAGAAACGGCCGTTCACAGAGAGCATCTTtagaaaatcagccagtataaaatcatgcagcgtcctacagaagaaactaaactgtggagacacagtgaacttgaaTGATGAACCAGTTCTTGTGATATCGTcggtcttaaag gactttcttcgaaatatccaaggaagcataATTACAGACAGTCTGTATGATAAATGGCCTGATGTTATTGATCAAAGGAACGAGCCGGAGAAAACAACGTCGACccagag gcaTCTAGACCAGCTGCCGAGAGCCAATGTAATTTTCATGCGATATCTTTTTGGATGTTTACACAACattgagcaacattcctcatccaatcagatgacagcttataatttatcattGTGTATATCCCCAAGCATTCTTTGTCTGTCTAATTCTGGCAGCTCAGAAAACTTCACCAAACAG atttctttcatgcaatttctaattgaaaactgtctcaagatatttggagaagatatcacttctctcttcgGAGAGAtctcagtgagttctgataacagtgatatcactgatattaccgataacggtgagaag TTCTCTGCcctgtga